From the Desertibacillus haloalkaliphilus genome, one window contains:
- a CDS encoding LCP family glycopolymer transferase, which yields MSRSRLERKKRRLRRILKTFVVIGVLSFIILGGAAGYFVFKLADVTSGANQELERGDKSEMRQEAVSPSKDNISVLFLGVDDRDGDLSGRTDAMILATFNKEESSIKMTSIPRDTRVEIPGRSNKDKINHAHAFGGLDLAVETVESLFDIPVDYYVKLNFQAFIEIVDALDGVEVDVPFGFTEMDSYDNFDAITIEEGLQTLDGEEALAYARMRKSDPRGDIGRGERQQQIIKGIINKGASLSSISSYGDVLDSIENHISMNLSFGNLISLHNYAGALNEIESLSIEGSDRRIGGIYYYDPHDESIRELSNEFRNHLGLDN from the coding sequence ATGTCAAGATCGAGACTTGAACGTAAAAAGAGACGGCTGCGTCGAATTTTGAAAACATTTGTCGTGATCGGCGTGCTTTCTTTTATTATCCTTGGCGGTGCTGCTGGGTACTTCGTCTTTAAGCTTGCAGATGTAACCTCTGGTGCCAACCAAGAATTAGAACGTGGAGATAAATCAGAGATGCGTCAAGAGGCCGTATCTCCGAGTAAAGATAATATTTCCGTCCTTTTTTTAGGTGTCGATGATCGTGATGGTGATTTAAGCGGACGAACCGATGCGATGATTTTAGCAACATTTAATAAAGAGGAATCGTCGATTAAAATGACAAGTATTCCACGAGATACACGTGTTGAGATTCCAGGGCGATCCAATAAGGATAAGATTAATCATGCCCACGCGTTTGGCGGATTGGACTTAGCGGTTGAAACCGTCGAGTCATTGTTTGATATTCCCGTTGACTATTATGTTAAATTAAACTTCCAGGCATTTATTGAGATCGTAGATGCCCTTGATGGGGTTGAGGTTGACGTTCCATTTGGTTTTACCGAGATGGATAGCTATGACAACTTTGATGCCATTACGATTGAAGAAGGCTTACAAACGCTTGATGGTGAGGAAGCTCTTGCTTATGCACGAATGCGTAAGTCTGATCCACGCGGTGATATCGGACGCGGTGAGCGTCAGCAACAAATCATCAAAGGGATCATTAATAAAGGGGCGTCATTATCATCAATCTCAAGCTATGGTGACGTGTTAGATAGTATCGAGAATCATATTTCGATGAACTTGAGCTTCGGAAACTTGATTTCACTTCACAACTATGCCGGTGCCTTAAATGAGATTGAGTCACTCAGCATTGAAGGAAGCGACCGACGCATTGGTGGAATTTATTACTACGATCCTCACGACGAATCCATTCGTGAATTATCAAATGAATTCCGCAACCATTTAGGCTTAGACAACTAA
- a CDS encoding YigZ family protein encodes MLTSYYTVKGYGEHEIVIQKSRFIAYIERVTTEEDAQAFIEKIKKQHWNATHNCSAYLIGEQDHIQKANDDGEPSGTAGVPMLEVLKKRQLKDTVVVVTRYFGGIKLGAGGLIRAYGSATSEGLNATGIVERKLMQVVHTKIDYTWLGKVENELRNENYLIKEINYLDQVEVQTYVNAEESSQFVEWMTNITNGQADIHEGDVEYLEVDVNLS; translated from the coding sequence ATGTTAACGTCTTATTATACTGTGAAAGGCTACGGCGAACACGAAATCGTTATTCAAAAGTCACGCTTCATCGCCTATATCGAGCGTGTCACAACGGAAGAAGACGCCCAAGCGTTTATTGAAAAAATAAAAAAACAGCATTGGAATGCGACCCATAATTGCTCGGCTTATTTAATTGGCGAGCAAGACCATATTCAAAAAGCGAATGATGATGGTGAACCGAGTGGAACAGCTGGTGTCCCGATGCTTGAAGTGTTAAAAAAACGCCAGTTAAAAGATACCGTCGTTGTCGTCACCCGCTATTTCGGTGGGATTAAGCTCGGTGCTGGTGGCTTAATTCGCGCATACGGTAGCGCAACAAGTGAAGGTCTTAATGCGACTGGGATTGTGGAACGTAAACTAATGCAAGTCGTTCATACAAAAATTGATTACACATGGCTCGGTAAAGTGGAAAATGAATTACGTAATGAAAATTATTTAATCAAAGAAATCAACTACCTCGATCAAGTTGAAGTGCAAACCTATGTCAATGCCGAAGAATCGTCACAATTTGTCGAATGGATGACAAATATTACGAATGGACAAGCCGACATCCATGAAGGTGACGTCGAATACCTAGAAGTTGATGTCAACCTCAGCTAA
- a CDS encoding sensor histidine kinase, whose protein sequence is MPTKNLDMIIEKTIETVGNSREQIFEIGEHSRKEYRTLEQELKDVRIKVATVIEKADHTETKLRLARNRLAEVSKHFQSYGNEEVRKSYEKANEFQVQLAVLQQEESQLRERRDQIERRLLSLEDTIERAETLAGQMNVVFNFLTGDLREVGEIVDDAKEKQQFGLKIIQAQEEERKRLSREIHDGPAQMMANVLLRSELVERIYEDKGIDQALQEMQDLRKMVKASLAEVRRIIYDLRPMALDDLGLIPTLQKYLRTFEQHTNIPIDFKSFGKEQRMPQQLEVALFRLIQEAVQNAQKHANPTQINVRIEIKPTKVIMIVKDDGKGFDVETTKEGSFGLVGMKERVSMLKGQMTIDSTPGSGTLVAISIPLNERQA, encoded by the coding sequence ATGCCTACTAAAAATTTGGATATGATCATCGAAAAAACGATTGAAACGGTAGGAAATAGCCGTGAGCAAATTTTTGAAATTGGTGAGCATTCACGTAAAGAGTACCGAACATTAGAACAGGAATTAAAAGATGTCCGCATAAAAGTAGCAACCGTCATAGAAAAGGCCGATCATACCGAAACCAAGTTACGCCTTGCCCGCAATCGTCTTGCCGAAGTGAGCAAGCATTTTCAGTCATATGGCAATGAAGAAGTGCGCAAGTCCTATGAGAAAGCAAACGAGTTTCAAGTTCAATTAGCTGTCCTTCAGCAAGAGGAATCGCAATTACGAGAGCGTCGTGATCAAATTGAACGTCGTTTGCTCTCACTAGAAGATACGATTGAACGAGCCGAAACATTGGCTGGTCAAATGAATGTTGTTTTTAACTTTTTGACTGGTGATCTACGCGAAGTTGGAGAAATTGTAGACGATGCGAAGGAAAAGCAACAATTTGGGTTGAAAATTATTCAAGCGCAAGAGGAAGAACGTAAGCGTCTATCTCGTGAAATCCATGATGGACCCGCGCAAATGATGGCCAATGTGTTATTACGCTCGGAATTAGTTGAGCGCATTTATGAGGATAAAGGGATTGATCAGGCTCTTCAAGAAATGCAGGATCTCAGAAAAATGGTGAAGGCCTCGCTTGCCGAGGTACGCCGGATTATTTATGACCTGCGTCCAATGGCCCTTGATGACCTTGGATTGATTCCGACGCTGCAAAAATATTTACGGACATTTGAACAGCATACAAACATTCCAATTGATTTTAAAAGCTTTGGAAAAGAGCAACGAATGCCCCAGCAGTTAGAGGTGGCGCTGTTCCGTCTCATTCAAGAAGCAGTACAAAATGCTCAGAAACATGCTAATCCAACGCAAATTAACGTCAGAATTGAAATCAAGCCAACGAAGGTTATAATGATTGTAAAAGATGATGGCAAAGGCTTTGACGTTGAGACAACCAAAGAAGGTTCTTTTGGTCTAGTTGGCATGAAAGAGCGGGTCAGTATGTTAAAGGGTCAAATGACGATTGACTCTACACCTGGGAGTGGAACGCTCGTAGCCATTTCAATACCATTAAATGAAAGACAAGCATAA
- a CDS encoding response regulator, whose protein sequence is MNSNQNETRIVIIDDHQLFREGVKRILAMEPGFDVVAEGSDGEEAVKLVEEHNPDVVLMDINMPGVNGVEATRNLINVFPDVKVLILSIHDDETYVTHVLRTGAAGYLLKEMDASALIEAVKVVGSGGAYIHPKVTHNLIREYRRLINEDQVDESEVGFREVEYRKPLHILTRRECEVLQLMTDGYSNRMIGEALYISEKTVKNHVSNILQKMNVNDRTQAVVESIKNGWVKVR, encoded by the coding sequence ATGAATAGTAATCAGAATGAAACGCGCATCGTCATTATTGATGATCATCAGTTATTCCGCGAAGGTGTCAAACGAATTCTTGCGATGGAGCCGGGATTTGATGTTGTCGCGGAAGGGTCTGATGGCGAAGAAGCGGTGAAGCTTGTAGAAGAGCATAATCCTGATGTCGTCTTAATGGATATCAATATGCCTGGCGTCAACGGTGTGGAAGCGACACGTAATTTAATCAATGTTTTTCCAGATGTAAAAGTGTTGATCCTATCGATTCATGATGATGAGACCTATGTCACACACGTATTAAGAACCGGAGCGGCAGGCTATTTATTAAAGGAAATGGATGCGAGTGCACTCATTGAAGCCGTAAAAGTTGTTGGTAGTGGAGGAGCCTATATCCACCCGAAAGTGACGCACAACTTGATTAGAGAATACCGCCGTTTAATCAATGAGGATCAAGTTGACGAGTCAGAAGTTGGCTTCCGTGAAGTCGAATACCGTAAGCCGCTTCACATTTTAACGCGACGCGAATGTGAAGTCCTGCAGCTGATGACAGATGGATATAGCAACCGAATGATCGGAGAAGCCCTCTATATTAGTGAAAAAACGGTAAAAAACCATGTGAGTAACATCTTACAAAAGATGAATGTAAATGACCGTACCCAAGCAGTCGTTGAATCAATTAAAAACGGTTGGGTAAAAGTAAGGTAA
- a CDS encoding DegV family protein — protein MSKIAIVTDSTAYIPKERREELGVTMVPLNVVFGEESYAEEVEISTSQFYEKMKSSEELPKTSQPAVGLFAETFERLQNEGYDAIITIHLSSGISGTYQTAITAAGMVDGIEVFGFDSEISCMIQGYYVIEAAEMAEAGKSVDEIFTRLNQMKESMRAYFMVDDLNHLHRGGRLNGAQLVVGSLLKIKPVLHFENKVIVPYEKVRTAKKALSRIYSLLDEDASTGAPIRATVIHANRPDEAKEIETELENKYDNVDIEISHFGPVIGTHLGEGSLGIGWYKK, from the coding sequence ATGAGTAAAATAGCAATTGTAACAGACAGTACAGCGTACATTCCCAAGGAAAGGCGAGAGGAATTAGGGGTCACGATGGTTCCTCTGAATGTTGTTTTCGGTGAGGAGTCTTACGCGGAAGAAGTTGAAATCTCGACTTCACAGTTTTATGAAAAAATGAAATCAAGTGAAGAGCTTCCGAAAACATCGCAGCCAGCGGTTGGGTTATTTGCTGAAACGTTTGAACGCTTGCAAAACGAAGGCTATGATGCGATTATTACGATTCATTTGTCAAGTGGGATTAGCGGCACGTATCAAACTGCAATCACGGCTGCAGGTATGGTTGATGGCATCGAGGTGTTTGGCTTTGATTCGGAAATTAGCTGTATGATTCAAGGCTACTACGTCATTGAAGCAGCAGAAATGGCGGAGGCTGGAAAATCAGTCGATGAAATCTTCACACGACTGAATCAAATGAAAGAAAGCATGCGCGCTTATTTCATGGTTGATGATCTCAATCACTTGCACCGCGGTGGTCGCTTAAACGGCGCTCAGCTTGTTGTCGGCAGCCTCTTAAAAATCAAGCCGGTGCTTCACTTTGAAAATAAAGTGATTGTCCCGTATGAAAAAGTGCGCACAGCAAAAAAAGCGCTAAGCCGCATTTACAGTTTACTTGATGAAGATGCGAGCACAGGCGCACCGATCCGCGCGACCGTCATCCACGCGAACCGCCCGGACGAAGCCAAAGAAATAGAAACTGAACTTGAGAACAAGTACGACAATGTTGACATTGAAATTAGTCACTTCGGACCGGTGATTGGCACTCACCTCGGTGAGGGTAGTCTCGGCATCGGCTGGTATAAGAAGTAA
- a CDS encoding DEAD/DEAH box helicase yields the protein MKFVAYSDHDHIFIAPIHYAPPKEQWCTPPTAISKLPSFETPLLNLQFPYSHDLQTTLSGKQLLLSELSFDLDHIHHHYIHGYLAYHAGITTEKGRTYCQRCGNDDPQLFATYRCARCDDMCTYCRNCLMLGRVSECTPLVRWCGPELKLHPPQKLLTWTGELSTGQARASQAIREAVGSGCELLIWAVCGAGKTEVLFSGIEAALRQGQAVAIATPRTDVVIELAPRLRSVFPDVGVIALYGGSEDRGKQGQLVIATTHQLMRYREQFDFVVIDEVDAFPYSVDQSLTYAVSNAKKPQATTVYLTATPSPELKRRVRKDELAAIKIPRRYHGHPLPVPRFCWSGNWQKRLKKGKLPSIVRKWVEEKLADNKQAFLFVPSVEALQRLVDVLQKIDSRIIGVHAEDEERREKVASFREGRTPILVTTTILERGVTVANTDVAVLGAEEAIFTESALVQISGRVGRSANHPRGDVLFFHYGKTKAMVEARAHIVAMNDAEVR from the coding sequence ATGAAGTTTGTTGCTTACTCCGATCATGACCACATTTTTATTGCCCCAATTCACTACGCCCCACCGAAAGAACAATGGTGCACACCACCGACCGCGATAAGTAAACTCCCTAGCTTTGAAACCCCACTACTTAATCTTCAATTTCCCTACTCACACGATCTCCAAACCACCCTCTCTGGTAAACAACTTCTCTTATCTGAACTGTCATTCGATCTTGACCACATTCATCACCATTACATCCACGGTTATCTAGCTTATCACGCAGGTATCACCACTGAAAAAGGACGAACCTACTGCCAAAGGTGTGGCAATGATGATCCCCAGCTATTTGCAACCTACCGATGTGCGCGCTGTGATGACATGTGCACGTATTGTCGCAACTGCTTAATGCTCGGACGAGTGAGTGAATGCACACCGCTCGTGCGCTGGTGTGGACCAGAACTGAAGTTGCATCCACCACAAAAACTGCTGACGTGGACGGGTGAACTTTCAACAGGACAAGCGCGGGCATCGCAAGCGATAAGGGAAGCCGTCGGTAGCGGGTGCGAGCTGTTAATCTGGGCGGTGTGCGGTGCCGGGAAAACAGAAGTGCTCTTTTCTGGGATTGAGGCAGCCTTACGTCAAGGACAAGCGGTGGCGATTGCGACACCGCGTACCGATGTCGTGATTGAGCTCGCACCGCGGTTGCGGAGTGTTTTTCCTGACGTGGGTGTAATCGCCCTCTATGGAGGTAGTGAGGACCGTGGTAAGCAAGGGCAGCTCGTAATCGCCACCACCCACCAACTCATGCGCTACCGTGAACAGTTTGACTTCGTTGTCATTGATGAAGTCGATGCCTTCCCTTATTCTGTAGATCAAAGTTTGACATATGCCGTCAGCAACGCGAAGAAACCCCAAGCGACCACCGTCTATTTAACTGCAACCCCCTCACCTGAATTGAAGCGGAGAGTCAGAAAAGATGAACTTGCCGCCATTAAAATCCCAAGACGTTATCATGGTCACCCTTTACCGGTTCCGCGGTTTTGTTGGAGTGGCAACTGGCAAAAGCGTTTGAAAAAAGGTAAGCTCCCATCCATCGTGCGTAAGTGGGTCGAGGAAAAATTAGCTGATAACAAGCAAGCATTTTTATTCGTTCCGTCGGTAGAGGCACTGCAACGATTAGTTGACGTTTTACAAAAAATTGATTCAAGAATCATCGGGGTTCATGCAGAAGATGAAGAGCGGCGCGAGAAAGTCGCGAGCTTTCGTGAGGGACGGACGCCGATTCTTGTGACGACAACGATTTTAGAACGCGGGGTGACCGTCGCCAATACGGATGTCGCTGTCCTCGGTGCGGAAGAAGCCATCTTCACTGAAAGTGCCCTCGTGCAAATCTCCGGCCGTGTTGGCCGCAGTGCCAACCATCCTCGTGGTGACGTCCTATTTTTTCATTATGGTAAAACGAAAGCGATGGTTGAAGCACGAGCGCATATCGTCGCGATGAATGATGCGGAGGTGAGGTGA
- a CDS encoding ComF family protein, whose amino-acid sequence MQRCLWCSERFYQQAKWRFIFGREKEVKICNRCESGLSPIKKGAPICRGCGRSLAELEPRFCQGEHCTDCLRWEESDVWRGVLVKNRSLYSYDSFLKEWMARFKFRGDVILADALGDQFRALYEKECPNHLIVPIPLSDERLYERGFNQAEVLARLIAEPLPALMRTEHEQKQSKKNRSERLALMHQPFAINEELRGEISGQKVVLIDDIYTTGATVRQAAVVLKRNGAASVSSLTLARG is encoded by the coding sequence ATGCAACGCTGTTTATGGTGTAGTGAACGGTTTTACCAGCAAGCAAAATGGCGGTTTATTTTTGGAAGAGAAAAGGAAGTGAAGATTTGTAACCGATGTGAGAGTGGGTTATCACCGATCAAGAAGGGAGCTCCGATTTGTCGTGGATGCGGACGTAGCCTCGCAGAGCTTGAACCTAGATTTTGTCAAGGCGAGCACTGCACCGATTGCTTGCGCTGGGAAGAGTCCGACGTGTGGCGTGGAGTGCTCGTGAAAAACCGCTCACTGTACTCGTATGATTCTTTTTTAAAAGAATGGATGGCCCGCTTTAAGTTCCGTGGTGATGTCATCTTGGCTGATGCTTTGGGTGATCAGTTTCGCGCGTTATATGAAAAAGAATGCCCGAACCACCTGATTGTGCCCATCCCCTTAAGTGATGAACGCTTGTATGAGCGCGGGTTTAACCAGGCTGAGGTGCTTGCCCGTCTCATTGCAGAACCGCTCCCGGCACTGATGCGAACCGAGCATGAGCAAAAGCAAAGTAAAAAGAATCGCAGTGAGCGACTCGCTTTGATGCACCAGCCGTTTGCTATAAACGAGGAGTTGCGAGGTGAAATCAGCGGCCAGAAGGTTGTCCTCATCGATGATATTTACACGACAGGGGCGACGGTTCGCCAAGCTGCTGTGGTGTTAAAACGTAATGGAGCAGCCTCGGTTTCGTCATTGACGCTGGCGCGTGGCTAA